A genomic region of Gimesia chilikensis contains the following coding sequences:
- the rpsM gene encoding 30S ribosomal protein S13, translating into MPRILGVDIPNEKPVYVSLTYLYGIGRVTALDICFKLEINPQMKAKDLTDDELSRIVNVLDTDYSVEGQLRRSTQQDIARLRDIQSYRGIRHRRGLPVRGQNTQTNARTRKGGKKTVAGKKGVKDARH; encoded by the coding sequence ATGCCTCGTATTCTCGGTGTTGATATTCCGAACGAAAAACCTGTTTATGTTTCCCTGACTTACCTGTACGGCATCGGACGGGTGACGGCTCTTGATATCTGCTTCAAGCTGGAAATCAATCCCCAGATGAAGGCCAAAGACCTGACCGACGATGAGCTGAGTCGTATCGTGAACGTACTGGATACCGACTATTCCGTCGAAGGTCAGCTGCGTCGATCGACCCAGCAGGATATCGCCCGTCTGCGGGACATTCAGTCATACCGCGGAATTCGTCATCGTCGCGGACTGCCCGTTCGTGGCCAGAATACACAGACTAACGCCCGTACCCGCAAAGGTGGTAAGAAAACCGTTGCTGGTAAGAAGGGTGTTAAGGACGCTCGCCACTAA
- the rpmJ gene encoding 50S ribosomal protein L36 produces the protein MKVRASVKRICESCKVIRRKGRVYVICSSNPRHKQRQG, from the coding sequence ATGAAAGTCCGAGCCAGTGTTAAGCGGATTTGTGAGAGCTGTAAAGTCATCAGACGGAAGGGCCGTGTTTACGTGATCTGCTCTTCCAACCCTCGTCATAAACAGCGCCAGGGTTAG
- the secY gene encoding preprotein translocase subunit SecY, which yields MLGKLTVLFKIPELRRKILLTLILLAVYRMGFWIALPFIDQAQLSETLQDLQSQQGGLGQVMQVISLFSASNIGQSTIFGLGIMPYISASIIFQLMGTVYPPLERLQKEGEAGRKKINEYTRYATVVICLAQSYFWIHTLAGGLGSGKSLILDGYGGLYYQMVATITMTTGTIFLMWIGEQIDAYGIGNGISLLIMAGILARMPQAGWSLIEPALDKGIALGTDTGIDRLLILALVFVFVVVWVIAITQGQRRIPIQSAKHVRGRRVSGGQRQSLPLRVNQAGVMPIIFASSLLMFPYFVFHWMSSVWTSSTFLSMLDGAFQPMSRGFVYTISYVILIYFFCYFWTAITFNPKDMAENLKDYGSFIPGYRPGARTAAYLEAVMVRITYVGAAFLSLVAIIPTLVSTWLGVDFLVASFYGGTGLLIVVSVVLDLVNKIDSHLVMRNYSGLLESDL from the coding sequence ATGCTCGGTAAATTAACTGTACTTTTCAAGATTCCCGAGCTTCGTCGAAAAATTCTGCTGACACTCATTCTGCTGGCAGTTTACCGGATGGGGTTCTGGATTGCGCTGCCTTTCATCGATCAGGCACAGCTTTCCGAGACATTGCAGGATCTGCAAAGCCAACAGGGTGGCCTGGGTCAGGTGATGCAGGTGATCTCACTATTCTCGGCTTCGAATATTGGTCAGAGTACCATCTTCGGTCTGGGCATCATGCCTTACATCTCTGCTTCGATTATCTTCCAGCTGATGGGTACAGTCTATCCACCGCTGGAACGTCTGCAGAAAGAGGGTGAAGCCGGGCGCAAGAAGATTAATGAATATACACGTTATGCAACGGTCGTGATCTGTCTGGCACAGAGTTACTTCTGGATCCATACCCTGGCGGGTGGTCTGGGCTCGGGTAAGAGTCTGATCCTCGACGGGTACGGGGGCCTTTATTACCAGATGGTGGCGACCATCACCATGACCACCGGGACAATCTTCCTGATGTGGATTGGTGAGCAGATCGACGCTTACGGAATAGGAAACGGGATCAGTCTGCTGATTATGGCAGGGATCCTGGCCCGGATGCCGCAGGCAGGCTGGAGTCTGATTGAACCGGCTCTGGATAAAGGGATCGCACTGGGAACCGACACCGGGATTGACCGGTTGCTGATTCTGGCTCTCGTGTTTGTCTTCGTCGTGGTCTGGGTGATTGCGATTACTCAGGGACAGCGTCGGATTCCGATTCAGAGTGCTAAACACGTACGAGGTCGTCGGGTTTCCGGCGGTCAGCGTCAGTCTCTGCCGCTGCGTGTTAACCAGGCAGGTGTGATGCCGATCATCTTCGCTTCCAGTCTGCTGATGTTCCCTTACTTTGTCTTCCACTGGATGAGCTCAGTGTGGACCAGTTCCACCTTCCTGTCCATGCTGGACGGGGCCTTCCAGCCGATGAGTCGTGGTTTTGTATACACAATCTCTTATGTGATATTGATTTACTTCTTCTGCTACTTCTGGACGGCGATTACCTTTAATCCCAAGGATATGGCAGAAAACCTGAAAGATTACGGTTCGTTCATCCCGGGATATCGTCCTGGTGCCCGGACAGCCGCCTATCTGGAAGCAGTCATGGTTCGTATCACATATGTGGGGGCTGCGTTCCTGTCACTGGTCGCGATTATTCCAACGCTGGTTTCAACCTGGCTGGGTGTCGACTTCCTGGTGGCGAGTTTTTACGGTGGAACCGGATTATTGATTGTGGTTTCTGTAGTGCTGGACTTGGTCAACAAGATTGACAGCCATCTGGTTATGCGAAACTACTCTGGATTACTTGAGAGCGATCTGTAA
- the rplO gene encoding 50S ribosomal protein L15 has product MIIDDVHRGIQKNKKRKRVGRGPGSGHGKTSSRGHKGYGSRAGASRRTSFEGGQTPLAMRVAKRGFNNKQFAKKVAVVNVAALEQAFDNGAEITPEILAAKGLAKGRFDQVKILGNGDLSKKLSVTAHLFSASAESKIQAAGGSVSRILS; this is encoded by the coding sequence ATGATTATTGATGACGTACACCGCGGAATTCAAAAGAATAAAAAACGCAAGCGTGTTGGTCGTGGTCCCGGTTCGGGGCATGGTAAGACATCGTCTCGCGGTCACAAAGGTTATGGCAGCCGTGCGGGTGCATCCCGTCGTACCAGCTTCGAAGGGGGACAGACCCCGCTGGCAATGCGTGTTGCTAAACGTGGCTTCAATAATAAACAGTTCGCCAAGAAAGTCGCTGTTGTCAACGTAGCTGCTCTCGAGCAGGCCTTCGACAACGGTGCCGAAATTACTCCGGAAATTCTGGCTGCGAAAGGACTGGCTAAAGGTCGGTTCGATCAGGTCAAAATCCTGGGTAACGGCGATCTCAGCAAAAAGCTGAGCGTGACTGCTCACCTGTTCTCCGCATCTGCTGAATCCAAGATTCAGGCAGCCGGTGGTTCAGTCAGTCGGATTTTGTCATAA
- the rpsE gene encoding 30S ribosomal protein S5: MSKEATKQTPETVIQIRRCACVVKGGRRFSFTALVVVGDKEGRVGWGYGKAIEVPLAVDKAVKQANRNMVKVPIVEHTVPHEVVGRFGSSRVLLLPARPGTGIIAGTGVRSVVEAVGITDIYTKSRGSNNPINVVKATIDGLSKLRTRDDIARLRGVEV; encoded by the coding sequence GTGTCAAAAGAAGCGACAAAACAAACGCCAGAAACCGTCATCCAGATCCGCCGTTGTGCCTGCGTGGTCAAGGGGGGCCGTCGGTTCAGCTTTACTGCTCTGGTCGTCGTAGGCGATAAAGAAGGCCGGGTAGGCTGGGGTTATGGCAAAGCGATCGAAGTGCCGCTGGCTGTGGATAAAGCCGTCAAGCAGGCCAATCGCAACATGGTCAAAGTACCGATCGTTGAGCACACCGTGCCTCACGAAGTCGTCGGTCGCTTCGGTTCTTCCCGCGTCCTGCTGTTACCCGCTCGTCCTGGTACCGGTATTATTGCCGGAACTGGTGTGCGTTCTGTGGTAGAAGCCGTCGGAATTACTGACATTTACACTAAGAGTCGTGGATCCAACAATCCAATCAATGTAGTGAAAGCCACAATTGATGGGCTCTCAAAACTGCGAACCCGTGACGATATTGCACGCTTGAGAGGAGTAGAAGTCTAA
- the rplR gene encoding 50S ribosomal protein L18, whose amino-acid sequence MKLEKTLKKQKSRRSFRIRNTVRKTGRYRLSVYRSNNHIYAQIIDDTAGATLVSASTKDKSLAGEIKVGGNIAAAEKVGKLLGERAAEKGIKEVAFDRGPYRYHGRVAALADAARQAGLDF is encoded by the coding sequence ATGAAACTAGAAAAAACGCTGAAAAAACAGAAGTCACGACGTTCGTTCCGGATTCGTAACACAGTCCGTAAAACGGGCCGTTACCGTCTGTCTGTTTATCGTAGCAACAATCATATTTATGCCCAGATCATTGACGACACTGCAGGGGCAACCCTGGTTTCAGCCAGCACCAAAGACAAGTCTCTGGCCGGCGAAATCAAAGTGGGTGGCAACATTGCTGCCGCTGAAAAGGTTGGCAAACTGCTGGGTGAGCGGGCCGCTGAAAAAGGGATCAAAGAGGTCGCCTTCGATCGCGGACCTTACCGCTACCATGGTCGGGTAGCAGCCCTGGCAGATGCTGCCCGTCAGGCAGGACTGGATTTTTAA
- the rplF gene encoding 50S ribosomal protein L6, with the protein MSRIGKKPVAVPTGVEIKVDGGTITVKGKQGELKFTYHPAMSVEFDSEANEVNVIRPDDERKNRALHGLTRALIANMVQGVETPFVKKLEIQGVGYQASLNGQKLSLQVGFANTIVLDVPQGVNCELPNATNIVVSGPDKHMVGQFAANIRSVRPPEPYKGKGIRYEGEYVRRKAGKAFAN; encoded by the coding sequence ATGTCTCGAATCGGTAAAAAACCAGTTGCCGTTCCCACCGGAGTCGAAATTAAGGTGGATGGCGGAACCATCACCGTCAAAGGTAAGCAGGGTGAATTGAAGTTTACCTACCATCCGGCGATGAGTGTGGAATTTGATTCGGAAGCCAACGAGGTCAACGTGATTCGTCCTGACGATGAGCGTAAGAATCGTGCTCTGCACGGTCTGACCCGGGCACTGATTGCCAACATGGTTCAGGGTGTGGAAACACCGTTCGTCAAAAAGCTGGAAATTCAGGGCGTGGGTTACCAGGCATCACTGAATGGTCAGAAACTGAGCCTGCAGGTGGGGTTTGCCAACACAATCGTGCTGGATGTGCCTCAGGGGGTCAATTGCGAACTTCCTAACGCAACCAACATTGTGGTCAGCGGACCGGACAAGCATATGGTAGGTCAGTTTGCAGCGAACATTCGCAGCGTACGTCCTCCTGAACCTTACAAAGGTAAAGGGATTCGTTACGAAGGCGAATACGTACGGCGGAAAGCCGGTAAGGCCTTTGCTAACTAA
- the rpsH gene encoding 30S ribosomal protein S8: MMTDPIADMLTRIRNALQIERPFVDIPASKIKTAIAGALQREGYIWDYEVIEDTPQNVLRVNLKYGPNGERVIQRIVRESKPGRRHYQDLRSMPEVLQGLGVSILSTSKGVLSNREAKKEGVGGELLCTIW, encoded by the coding sequence ATGATGACAGACCCCATTGCAGACATGCTGACACGAATTCGTAATGCACTGCAGATTGAACGGCCGTTTGTAGATATTCCTGCTTCCAAAATCAAGACCGCCATCGCTGGCGCCTTGCAGCGGGAAGGTTACATCTGGGACTATGAAGTCATTGAAGACACTCCACAAAACGTGCTGCGTGTCAATTTGAAATATGGTCCCAACGGGGAACGCGTCATTCAGCGAATCGTCCGTGAAAGTAAACCCGGACGTCGCCACTACCAGGACCTGCGGTCCATGCCGGAAGTCCTGCAGGGGCTGGGTGTCAGCATCCTGTCTACCAGCAAGGGCGTGCTGAGCAATCGTGAAGCAAAAAAAGAAGGTGTGGGCGGCGAGCTGCTGTGCACCATCTGGTAA
- the rplE gene encoding 50S ribosomal protein L5 has translation MAIPTLLKQYREEIVPVLKEKLGRTNVHSLPQIEKVVISMGIGAANQDRKRLTEAADHLTILAGQKSQITRARKSVAGFKLREGQEIGCRVTLRGTRMYEFLERLISLALPRVRDFRGVNPKAFDGAGNYSLGLNEQVVFLEIDPDSVHHAQGMNITIVTTAKNNDEGRLLLTELGMPFRK, from the coding sequence ATGGCAATACCAACATTATTAAAACAATATCGTGAAGAGATTGTTCCCGTCCTGAAGGAAAAACTGGGACGCACCAACGTGCACTCACTGCCTCAGATTGAAAAGGTCGTGATCAGCATGGGGATTGGTGCTGCCAACCAGGATCGGAAGCGTCTGACTGAAGCAGCTGACCACCTGACAATTCTGGCAGGCCAGAAATCGCAGATCACCCGGGCCCGTAAGTCTGTGGCTGGTTTCAAACTGCGTGAAGGTCAGGAAATCGGCTGTCGCGTGACCCTGCGTGGCACCCGGATGTACGAATTTCTGGAACGTCTGATCTCCCTGGCTCTGCCGCGTGTACGCGACTTCCGGGGTGTGAATCCCAAAGCGTTCGACGGTGCAGGCAACTACAGCCTGGGCCTCAACGAACAGGTGGTGTTCCTGGAAATCGACCCCGATTCCGTGCATCATGCCCAGGGGATGAATATTACTATCGTGACTACTGCCAAGAATAACGACGAAGGTCGGCTGTTGCTGACCGAGCTCGGTATGCCTTTCCGCAAGTAA
- the rplX gene encoding 50S ribosomal protein L24, translating to MKIRRGDSVIVVTGADAGDTPRRVLSVVAGGKKLTVENVNRALKHVKRGHPKSPQGGRLEIEMPIDASNVKFYCEACSKGTRIGYRYTADGSKERFCKSCDASLGTISPANAKYQKQ from the coding sequence ATGAAGATACGACGTGGCGATTCAGTGATTGTGGTCACCGGAGCCGATGCAGGCGATACTCCCCGGCGTGTATTGTCGGTCGTCGCTGGCGGTAAAAAGCTGACAGTAGAAAATGTAAACCGTGCCCTGAAGCACGTGAAACGCGGACATCCCAAGAGCCCTCAGGGGGGGCGTCTGGAAATTGAGATGCCGATCGATGCTTCCAACGTCAAGTTTTACTGCGAAGCCTGCAGTAAAGGGACCCGCATCGGATATCGTTACACCGCTGATGGCAGCAAAGAACGGTTCTGTAAATCGTGCGATGCCTCACTGGGAACGATCAGTCCAGCAAATGCAAAATACCAGAAACAGTAA
- the rplN gene encoding 50S ribosomal protein L14: protein MIQMQTDLDVCDNSGAKVARCIKVLGGTGRRTAEVGDVIVVSIQKTLAGSNIKKGQVLRGVIVRTKYPCRRDDGSYVKFDRNAIVLIDGDGNPRGTRIFGAVARELRERRYLKIISLANEVV from the coding sequence ATGATTCAGATGCAAACCGATCTGGATGTATGTGATAACTCCGGAGCCAAAGTCGCGCGGTGCATTAAAGTGCTGGGTGGTACAGGCCGTCGGACTGCTGAAGTCGGCGATGTGATTGTCGTAAGTATCCAGAAGACACTGGCTGGCAGTAACATTAAAAAAGGCCAGGTACTGCGGGGCGTAATCGTACGCACCAAGTATCCCTGCCGCCGCGATGATGGCAGCTATGTGAAGTTCGATCGGAATGCCATCGTGCTGATCGACGGTGATGGGAACCCTCGTGGGACCCGTATCTTCGGCGCTGTAGCACGTGAACTCCGCGAACGCCGTTATCTGAAAATTATTAGCCTGGCAAACGAGGTGGTCTGA
- the rpsQ gene encoding 30S ribosomal protein S17, protein MRKKLTGIVASAKMDKTLRVEIQRRYRHALYGKTVRGRTVCHVHDEQNEAQEGDTVEIIESRPRSKTKRWDLIRVVEKKQD, encoded by the coding sequence ATGCGAAAAAAACTGACAGGCATAGTGGCCAGTGCCAAAATGGACAAAACGTTGCGGGTTGAAATTCAGCGACGATACCGTCATGCGTTGTACGGGAAAACCGTTCGCGGTCGGACAGTCTGCCATGTGCACGATGAACAGAATGAAGCACAGGAAGGGGATACGGTTGAAATTATCGAAAGCCGTCCCCGTTCCAAGACAAAGCGTTGGGATTTAATCCGAGTTGTAGAGAAGAAACAGGACTGA
- the rpmC gene encoding 50S ribosomal protein L29, whose amino-acid sequence MTKASELREMNDEQLSFALQETQKELFQLRFQAATERLDAPSNIKRLRREIARIQTIRRERELSQQNNA is encoded by the coding sequence ATGACCAAAGCAAGTGAATTACGCGAGATGAATGATGAGCAATTGTCATTTGCTCTGCAGGAAACACAGAAAGAACTGTTTCAGTTGCGCTTCCAGGCGGCAACCGAGCGGCTCGATGCACCGAGTAACATTAAGCGGCTCAGACGGGAAATTGCCCGGATTCAGACAATCCGTCGTGAACGCGAATTAAGTCAGCAGAATAATGCTTAA
- the rplP gene encoding 50S ribosomal protein L16, whose protein sequence is MALMPKRVKHRKSQRGRIKGNATRGNTVAFGEWGLQSLDPGHITAQTIEACRIAATQYVRGEGKLYIRIFPQKSVTSRPLETRMGKGKGEPDHWVAVVKPGTVLFELAGVSHEAAKRCFARVAHKLPVNVRLVERRPSL, encoded by the coding sequence ATGGCGTTAATGCCAAAGCGGGTCAAGCACCGCAAAAGCCAAAGAGGGCGCATAAAAGGTAATGCGACACGTGGTAACACTGTTGCCTTTGGTGAATGGGGCTTACAATCTCTGGACCCGGGGCATATCACAGCTCAAACCATCGAAGCGTGCCGAATTGCAGCCACACAATATGTTCGAGGTGAAGGTAAGCTCTATATCCGGATCTTCCCGCAGAAGTCGGTAACATCCCGTCCTCTGGAAACCCGTATGGGTAAGGGAAAAGGGGAACCGGATCACTGGGTAGCCGTCGTCAAGCCAGGTACGGTTCTGTTCGAACTGGCAGGTGTCTCGCACGAGGCAGCAAAACGCTGTTTCGCTCGTGTGGCACACAAGTTACCAGTTAACGTCCGGCTGGTAGAACGTCGTCCGTCCCTCTAG
- the rpsC gene encoding 30S ribosomal protein S3 translates to MGQKVRPTGFRVGVVEDWRSRWYASKKDFGALLVEDQKVRNFIQTKYKFAGIPKVEIERTRDQVVVHLFTARPGIIIGRKGQEVDRLKAELEDLTGRRMELKIIEVDNALQSAALVAEDIAQQLSKRGSFRRTIKRALDQVMETGVHGIKIELSGRLGGAEMSRREKASRGSIPLSTLQRHVDYGFREAHTTFGVIGVKVWIDLGDYSDEENRDGVNAKAGQAPQKPKRAHKR, encoded by the coding sequence ATGGGGCAAAAAGTTCGACCAACCGGATTTCGAGTCGGAGTCGTTGAAGACTGGAGAAGTCGTTGGTATGCCTCCAAGAAAGATTTTGGGGCATTGCTGGTTGAAGATCAGAAAGTACGTAACTTTATCCAAACCAAATATAAGTTTGCCGGCATCCCGAAAGTGGAGATCGAAAGAACTCGCGATCAGGTAGTGGTGCACTTATTTACGGCCCGTCCCGGGATCATCATTGGTCGTAAGGGTCAGGAAGTAGACCGGTTGAAAGCCGAACTGGAAGATCTCACCGGTCGTCGGATGGAATTGAAGATTATTGAAGTCGACAATGCACTGCAGAGTGCAGCGTTGGTAGCGGAAGATATCGCACAGCAGCTTTCCAAGCGTGGTAGCTTCCGAAGAACTATTAAGCGTGCCCTGGACCAGGTAATGGAAACGGGCGTTCATGGAATTAAGATCGAGCTTTCCGGTCGTTTGGGTGGTGCGGAAATGTCACGGCGTGAAAAAGCCAGCCGTGGTTCAATCCCCCTGTCGACTCTGCAGCGTCACGTTGACTACGGATTCCGCGAGGCACACACCACCTTCGGAGTCATCGGAGTGAAAGTTTGGATTGACCTTGGTGATTATTCAGATGAGGAGAATCGCGATGGCGTTAATGCCAAAGCGGGTCAAGCACCGCAAAAGCCAAAGAGGGCGCATAAAAGGTAA
- the rplV gene encoding 50S ribosomal protein L22, producing MGQVRAMHRFARISATKVRPFADMVRGMTASEGLDSLKYIPNRGARFLEKVIKSAMANAEDKGARNVEGLKITEARVDGGPMFKRIQPRARGMAYTIRRRMSHIHVSIEAPELP from the coding sequence ATGGGGCAAGTTCGAGCAATGCATCGATTTGCACGAATCTCAGCAACTAAGGTGCGTCCTTTTGCAGACATGGTTCGGGGAATGACTGCTTCGGAAGGTCTGGATTCTTTGAAATACATTCCGAACCGGGGTGCCCGTTTCCTGGAAAAGGTTATCAAGAGTGCGATGGCCAATGCTGAAGATAAAGGTGCCCGCAATGTGGAAGGCCTGAAGATCACCGAAGCACGCGTTGACGGCGGTCCGATGTTCAAACGGATCCAGCCCCGTGCCCGCGGTATGGCTTACACAATTCGTCGCCGGATGTCTCACATTCATGTATCGATTGAAGCTCCCGAATTGCCTTAG
- the rpsS gene encoding 30S ribosomal protein S19 has product MGRSLKKGPYVDVKLLKKIEKLNESGKKTPIKTWARASTITPEFVGHTFLVHNGRAHLNVYVTEEMVGHKLGEFSLTRNFRGHTVKKK; this is encoded by the coding sequence ATGGGTCGCTCTCTGAAAAAAGGGCCTTATGTTGACGTTAAACTTCTGAAGAAGATTGAGAAGTTGAACGAATCGGGAAAAAAGACGCCGATCAAGACATGGGCTCGGGCTTCAACTATTACTCCGGAATTTGTAGGTCACACTTTCCTGGTGCATAACGGGCGCGCTCACTTAAACGTGTATGTCACCGAAGAAATGGTGGGTCACAAGCTGGGAGAGTTCTCCCTGACCCGTAACTTCCGCGGCCATACCGTTAAGAAGAAATAA
- the rplB gene encoding 50S ribosomal protein L2, with product MGIRFYKPTTPGRRGASVSDFAAITDRKKAPEKSLLVRYKKKGGRNNQGVITARHRGGGHKRMYRLIDFRRNKDGVPAKVNGIEYDPNRSARIALLHYVDGEKRYILAPEGLTAGDTVVSGEKVEPNVGNCMPLANIPLGSMVHNVEMQPGRGGQLCRSAGTGAVLNAREDNWAQITLPSGEVRRVPSSCRATIGEIGNSEHTKIVLGKAGRKRWMGRRPHVRGTCMNPVAHPMGGGEGRNSGGRHPCSPTGKLAKGGKTRKKKKASSKAIIRRRKSRRYGQLKL from the coding sequence ATGGGAATCCGATTCTACAAGCCAACAACACCAGGTCGGCGTGGTGCATCGGTGAGCGATTTCGCAGCGATCACTGATCGTAAGAAGGCTCCTGAGAAATCCCTGCTCGTACGATACAAGAAAAAAGGTGGACGAAACAACCAGGGTGTGATCACCGCACGGCATCGTGGCGGCGGACACAAGCGGATGTATCGTCTGATCGACTTCCGTCGGAATAAAGATGGTGTTCCAGCCAAGGTTAACGGGATTGAATACGATCCCAACCGTTCGGCCCGGATCGCGCTGCTGCACTATGTTGATGGTGAAAAGCGTTACATCCTGGCACCGGAAGGTTTGACCGCTGGCGATACTGTGGTCAGTGGCGAAAAGGTTGAGCCGAACGTCGGCAACTGTATGCCTCTGGCAAACATTCCGCTGGGTTCGATGGTACACAATGTTGAAATGCAGCCAGGTCGTGGCGGACAGCTGTGCCGGAGTGCCGGTACGGGTGCTGTTCTGAACGCTCGCGAAGATAACTGGGCTCAGATCACTCTGCCTTCCGGCGAAGTGCGTCGTGTTCCCAGTTCCTGTCGGGCAACGATCGGTGAAATTGGTAACTCTGAACATACAAAAATTGTACTGGGTAAAGCTGGTCGTAAACGCTGGATGGGGCGTCGTCCTCACGTGCGTGGTACCTGTATGAACCCTGTTGCACACCCGATGGGTGGTGGTGAAGGTCGTAACTCCGGGGGTCGTCATCCCTGTAGCCCGACTGGTAAGCTTGCGAAAGGTGGAAAGACCCGCAAGAAGAAAAAAGCTTCATCAAAGGCTATCATTCGGCGGCGTAAGTCTCGTCGTTATGGTCAGCTGAAACTCTGA
- the rplW gene encoding 50S ribosomal protein L23 has translation MSDGSKKGVQLEPYQVVIRPLVTEKGTHQSESYNTYTFVVDKSATKTDIKKAVSDLWNVRVVSVRTQNRGGKPRRHRYKVGYTKSWKKAIVELHEDDRISFF, from the coding sequence ATGTCAGATGGTTCAAAAAAAGGCGTTCAGCTGGAACCGTATCAGGTCGTCATCCGGCCGTTGGTGACAGAAAAAGGGACTCATCAGTCTGAGTCTTACAATACATACACGTTTGTTGTTGATAAGTCAGCGACAAAAACGGATATCAAAAAAGCGGTATCTGATTTATGGAATGTGCGTGTGGTTTCCGTGCGAACCCAGAACCGGGGCGGAAAGCCACGTCGCCATCGATATAAAGTTGGTTATACAAAATCCTGGAAGAAGGCAATTGTCGAACTGCACGAGGATGATCGTATTTCATTCTTCTAA
- the rplD gene encoding 50S ribosomal protein L4, producing MISVAIQDKAGKEVGKYEFESTELASGINRQLLHDVVVMYQANKRIGSAKSKSRGMVAGSTRKLFRQKGTGRARAGAIRTPVRRGGGHTFAKSPKDWSYRLPKKAVKLATRMAILSKFEDEQVTLLDELALEVPKTKEVAGVLKALGLTGTSCLLTVDGHDPVVWKSARNIAGVQVSPASDLNAYDVLHQRQMVLTKSALDALLGRNEG from the coding sequence ATGATTTCAGTTGCAATTCAAGATAAAGCTGGCAAAGAAGTGGGCAAGTATGAGTTCGAGTCCACCGAACTGGCCAGTGGTATCAACCGCCAGTTGCTCCACGATGTGGTTGTGATGTACCAGGCGAATAAGCGGATTGGTTCTGCAAAGTCCAAAAGCCGCGGTATGGTGGCTGGTAGTACCAGGAAGCTGTTTCGTCAGAAAGGTACTGGTCGTGCCCGTGCTGGTGCGATCCGGACTCCTGTTCGTCGGGGCGGTGGTCACACTTTTGCCAAGTCTCCAAAAGACTGGAGCTACCGTCTTCCCAAGAAGGCCGTTAAGCTCGCAACCCGGATGGCGATTCTGAGTAAGTTTGAAGATGAGCAGGTAACACTGCTGGATGAGCTGGCTCTTGAAGTACCAAAAACAAAAGAAGTCGCCGGTGTGCTGAAAGCACTCGGTCTGACCGGCACCAGTTGTCTGTTGACGGTTGATGGTCATGATCCTGTGGTCTGGAAGTCTGCCCGCAATATTGCCGGGGTTCAGGTTTCACCCGCCAGTGATCTGAATGCATACGATGTTCTGCATCAGCGGCAGATGGTGCTGACCAAGTCAGCCCTGGATGCACTGCTCGGTCGGAATGAAGGTTAA